The following are encoded together in the Synergistaceae bacterium genome:
- a CDS encoding KOW domain-containing RNA-binding protein, with protein MGVIPDGPDLEYRIGDVVIVRRGKHKGTLFVVVGTEGESRVLITDGKHYPVDKPKKKNIMHLQRTLMSLEDVAGRVAGGKPLDNGWLIQKITAILDNGNTSCRQGG; from the coding sequence ATGGGAGTAATCCCGGACGGGCCGGATTTGGAATACAGGATAGGAGATGTTGTTATAGTCCGTCGGGGAAAGCATAAAGGGACATTGTTTGTCGTTGTGGGCACAGAAGGTGAATCTAGAGTTTTAATAACGGATGGGAAACATTACCCCGTTGACAAACCTAAAAAAAAGAACATAATGCACCTTCAAAGAACTTTAATGAGTCTCGAAGATGTGGCTGGGCGTGTTGCTGGCGGGAAACCTCTGGACAACGGCTGGTTGATACAGAAGATTACCGCTATTCTGGATAACGGCAACACATCTTGCAGACAGGGAGGTTGA
- the map gene encoding type I methionyl aminopeptidase: protein MITFKSDRDLEKMRHAGRIVADMLKLMRDMVKPGVDTLTLDEAAESLLVKEGAKPAFKGYKVPWVPVPFPGTICASVNEEVVHGIPSRSRILQEGDIISIDTGASVDGYFGDAACTFAVGKISESRQRLLDVTLESLHRGIAAVRPGATLGDVGHEVETFVVSAGFGLVRDYAGHGIGRRLHEAPQVPNYGAPGSGITLKSRMTFCVEPMVMSGGEEVTSLADEWTVVTADGSDAAHFENSLLVTEDGVEILTPWE, encoded by the coding sequence ATGATCACCTTTAAGAGCGACAGAGACCTTGAAAAAATGCGTCATGCCGGCAGGATCGTAGCTGATATGCTTAAGCTGATGCGAGATATGGTCAAGCCCGGTGTGGACACGCTTACCCTTGATGAGGCGGCAGAGAGTCTTCTTGTTAAAGAAGGAGCAAAGCCGGCTTTCAAGGGATACAAAGTGCCATGGGTGCCGGTCCCGTTTCCCGGCACTATATGTGCATCAGTAAACGAAGAGGTCGTGCACGGTATCCCCTCAAGGAGCAGAATACTCCAGGAGGGGGATATAATCAGTATCGACACAGGGGCTTCTGTCGACGGATACTTTGGTGATGCGGCATGTACCTTTGCAGTTGGCAAAATAAGTGAGAGTCGGCAGCGGCTGCTCGATGTCACTTTGGAGTCATTGCACAGGGGGATTGCAGCCGTACGGCCGGGTGCGACGCTTGGAGATGTCGGCCATGAGGTCGAGACCTTTGTGGTTTCAGCCGGATTCGGCCTTGTAAGGGACTACGCAGGGCATGGAATTGGCAGACGGCTTCACGAAGCGCCGCAGGTGCCTAACTACGGCGCACCTGGCAGCGGCATCACACTCAAATCCAGGATGACTTTCTGCGTTGAACCGATGGTCATGTCCGGAGGCGAAGAAGTTACCAGCCTTGCAGACGAGTGGACGGTTGTTACAGCTGACGGCAGTGATGCCGCTCATTTTGAAAACAGTCTCCTTGTAACAGAAGACGGCGTGGAGATACTTACACCATGGGAGTAA
- a CDS encoding adenylate kinase, with translation MRIILIGAPGAGKGTQADSIKSKYPIAHISTGDILRANVKADTGLGKSAKSYMDSGKLVPDDVIISMVEYRLKEPDCKEGFLLDGFPRTTPQAEALDKILERFGIALDAVIELSVEDDVVVQRLTTRRVCKSCGEIYNTLFRPAKTEGICDKCGGEVIQRDDDKESVIRKRLAVFHEQTAPLIDYYRKKGLLVTVDATGPKDAVLKLLEQRRGGCK, from the coding sequence ATGAGGATCATTCTTATCGGTGCTCCCGGAGCAGGAAAGGGAACTCAGGCCGACAGCATAAAGAGTAAATATCCCATAGCGCACATATCTACCGGAGATATCCTCAGGGCAAATGTCAAGGCCGATACCGGGCTTGGGAAAAGTGCGAAGAGCTATATGGATTCCGGTAAGCTTGTACCTGATGATGTTATTATTTCTATGGTCGAATACCGTCTTAAAGAGCCCGACTGCAAAGAAGGCTTTTTGCTTGACGGATTTCCAAGGACAACACCCCAGGCCGAGGCTCTTGATAAAATTCTGGAGAGATTTGGAATTGCTCTGGACGCGGTTATCGAGCTTTCTGTAGAAGATGATGTCGTAGTGCAGAGACTTACAACAAGAAGGGTATGCAAATCTTGCGGAGAGATATACAATACTCTCTTTAGGCCTGCAAAAACAGAAGGTATCTGCGATAAATGCGGGGGAGAAGTTATTCAGCGGGATGATGACAAAGAGAGCGTGATACGTAAACGCCTTGCAGTTTTTCATGAACAGACAGCCCCTCTCATTGACTACTACCGCAAAAAAGGGCTTCTTGTCACGGTAGATGCGACTGGTCCAAAAGACGCGGTGCTGAAACTTCTCGAACAGAGAAGGGGCGGTTGTAAATGA
- the secY gene encoding preprotein translocase subunit SecY, which translates to MIDSFRDAFRLPDLKRRILFTLAALFVYRLGAHIPTPGVDAAALGRLFEQGGVLGFLDLFAGGALSRFSIFALGVTPYINASIVMQLLAVVVPSIEKMQKEGEEGRKKIVQYTRYGTIIFALIQAVGMTGWLRNMGIFAGSWLDIALVAVTLTTGAVAVMWLGEVMSDHGIGNGISLLIFAGIVARIPEAIIRTFTLIRLGEMNILVIMLAVAIMMAVVAGCVMLQEGQRRLPVQYAKRMVGNKMYGGQSSFIPLRVNTAGVIPIIFASSVLLFPYTIAGLFQHSLAQAIQKAFSPSSPIYIVLYVAMIIFFSYFYTAVVFKPDDISSNMKKNGGFILGIRPGRPTTDYIEKVMGRITLGGAVALAAVAVVPTIMTGLMNINTFYFGGTAVIIVVGVALDTVHQIEGQLLMRHYEGILKRRGGKKGGLLRL; encoded by the coding sequence GTGATCGATTCCTTCCGGGATGCCTTCAGACTGCCTGATCTTAAGCGGCGGATACTGTTCACTCTTGCCGCTTTGTTCGTTTACCGTCTCGGCGCACATATCCCGACCCCGGGGGTCGATGCTGCAGCACTGGGGCGGCTCTTTGAGCAGGGCGGTGTTCTGGGGTTCCTGGACCTCTTTGCAGGAGGCGCGCTCAGCAGATTCAGCATATTTGCACTGGGCGTTACTCCATATATCAACGCAAGCATAGTCATGCAGCTCCTTGCAGTTGTCGTGCCCAGCATTGAGAAAATGCAGAAAGAGGGTGAGGAGGGGCGTAAGAAAATTGTTCAGTATACACGTTACGGGACAATAATCTTTGCACTCATCCAGGCGGTTGGAATGACTGGCTGGCTCAGAAACATGGGTATTTTTGCAGGCAGCTGGCTTGACATAGCGCTGGTGGCTGTAACGCTCACAACCGGAGCAGTTGCCGTAATGTGGCTCGGTGAGGTTATGTCAGACCACGGGATAGGAAATGGTATCTCTCTGCTTATATTTGCAGGCATTGTTGCCAGGATCCCGGAAGCTATAATACGAACGTTCACACTTATAAGACTTGGCGAAATGAACATACTGGTGATTATGCTTGCTGTTGCCATCATGATGGCCGTAGTCGCAGGCTGTGTGATGCTTCAGGAGGGACAGCGCCGTCTTCCTGTGCAGTATGCCAAACGCATGGTCGGCAATAAAATGTATGGCGGACAGAGCAGTTTTATTCCGCTCAGAGTCAATACTGCCGGAGTCATCCCGATCATCTTTGCGTCTTCGGTACTTCTGTTCCCCTATACTATAGCCGGACTTTTTCAACACAGCCTGGCGCAGGCGATACAGAAGGCATTCAGCCCAAGCAGTCCCATATACATTGTACTTTATGTGGCGATGATAATCTTCTTCTCATATTTCTATACGGCTGTAGTTTTCAAGCCGGATGATATATCAAGCAACATGAAGAAGAACGGCGGTTTTATCCTTGGCATACGCCCGGGAAGACCGACCACAGACTATATTGAAAAAGTTATGGGCCGCATCACTCTGGGAGGGGCCGTAGCTCTTGCTGCGGTTGCTGTAGTACCGACAATTATGACAGGGCTGATGAACATCAATACCTTCTACTTCGGTGGAACCGCCGTAATCATAGTAGTTGGCGTCGCGCTCGACACAGTGCATCAGATAGAGGGGCAGCTCCTTATGCGCCACTATGAAGGCATACTGAAGCGCCGCGGCGGGAAAAAGGGCGGCCTTTTAAGGCTGTAA
- the rplO gene encoding 50S ribosomal protein L15 translates to MNLHELRPAAGSRKNKKRLGQGLGSGQGKTAGKGHKGQKARAGCSISANFEGGQMPLARRVPKRGFSNFRFAVKYETVNIADIDERFEAGSEVDGASLYELRLISSADKPVKILGTGEISKNLTVRANAYSASAAKKIEAAGGKAEVI, encoded by the coding sequence ATGAATCTTCATGAACTGCGCCCGGCAGCGGGTTCACGTAAAAACAAGAAACGCCTGGGACAGGGACTCGGCAGCGGCCAGGGAAAGACGGCCGGAAAGGGGCATAAAGGACAGAAGGCTCGTGCCGGCTGCTCTATAAGTGCAAACTTTGAAGGCGGTCAGATGCCGCTTGCGCGTCGTGTGCCAAAGCGCGGCTTCAGCAATTTCCGTTTTGCTGTCAAATATGAGACAGTCAACATCGCGGATATTGACGAGCGCTTTGAGGCCGGATCTGAAGTAGATGGAGCCAGCCTGTATGAGCTGCGTCTTATCTCCTCTGCGGACAAACCGGTCAAGATCCTAGGCACAGGAGAAATTTCCAAGAATCTTACAGTTCGTGCCAACGCCTACAGTGCATCCGCCGCAAAGAAAATAGAAGCGGCAGGTGGAAAGGCTGAGGTGATATAA
- the rpmD gene encoding 50S ribosomal protein L30, protein MAKLRITWTKSTIGRPPRQERIIKALGLHRLNDTVFHQDTPQIRGMVNSICHLLEWSVEE, encoded by the coding sequence ATGGCTAAGCTTCGAATAACATGGACAAAAAGCACGATAGGCCGTCCTCCGCGTCAGGAGAGGATCATTAAAGCGCTTGGCCTTCACAGGCTTAACGATACGGTCTTCCATCAGGATACTCCGCAGATACGCGGTATGGTCAATTCCATCTGCCACCTGCTGGAATGGTCTGTTGAGGAATAG
- the rpsE gene encoding 30S ribosomal protein S5, which yields MAKESFSNKSYSSKGNELLERIVSINRVSKVVKGGKRFRFSVLVVVGDGMSQVGLGMGKAKEISEAVRKGIEHAKKNMIDLKKVGHTVPHPIIGKFGAAEVLLRPAAPGTGVIAGPAVRAIMELGGVKDILTKVIGRTSNPINVSYATMEAVKNLRTPEEIRRLRGKERKEA from the coding sequence GTGGCGAAAGAATCATTCAGTAATAAATCCTATAGCAGCAAGGGCAATGAGCTTCTGGAACGCATTGTTTCCATCAACCGCGTCAGCAAGGTCGTCAAAGGCGGGAAAAGGTTCCGCTTCAGTGTCCTTGTGGTTGTAGGCGACGGTATGAGCCAGGTAGGACTGGGCATGGGCAAGGCCAAGGAAATTTCAGAGGCAGTGCGCAAGGGTATTGAGCATGCCAAAAAAAACATGATAGACCTTAAAAAGGTAGGGCACACAGTTCCTCATCCTATTATCGGGAAATTCGGCGCTGCGGAAGTTCTTCTCCGTCCTGCGGCCCCCGGTACCGGAGTTATTGCAGGTCCTGCGGTGCGTGCGATCATGGAACTCGGAGGGGTCAAGGATATCCTGACTAAAGTCATAGGGCGTACCTCCAATCCGATCAATGTATCTTACGCTACTATGGAAGCGGTAAAAAACCTCAGAACGCCCGAGGAGATCCGCCGTCTCCGTGGCAAAGAGCGTAAGGAAGCCTAG
- the rplR gene encoding 50S ribosomal protein L18: MISNRSRNEMRELRHRRLRKQISGTGKRPRLAVFGSLKHIYAQVIDDERGITLVSASTMEQAFKDVKGTGNQEAAKAVGKLIAERALAQCISEVVFDRGGHVYHGRIKALAEAAREAGLKF, translated from the coding sequence TTGATTAGTAATCGCAGTCGCAATGAAATGCGGGAGCTCCGCCACCGTCGCCTCAGGAAGCAGATCTCAGGCACAGGCAAGCGTCCCCGTCTTGCAGTTTTCGGCAGTTTGAAACATATCTATGCTCAGGTCATCGATGACGAGAGAGGTATTACCCTGGTATCGGCTTCGACAATGGAGCAGGCATTCAAGGACGTTAAGGGCACGGGAAATCAGGAAGCTGCAAAAGCAGTTGGCAAGCTGATCGCCGAGCGCGCTCTGGCCCAGTGTATTAGCGAAGTCGTATTCGACAGAGGCGGCCATGTCTATCATGGCAGGATAAAAGCCCTGGCCGAAGCGGCACGTGAAGCCGGCCTGAAGTTCTAG
- the rplF gene encoding 50S ribosomal protein L6, translated as MSRIGRKPIPLPKGVEIKVEDKHVLIRGPKGTLEMDIMPMINVAVEDNNIIVSRESEVKAVCAAHGMTRALLNNMITGVNSGFEKVLEIVGVGYRAQIQGKNLILSLGFSHPVEVVPPEGIEFSCDSPIKITVRGIDRQLVGQVAANIRGYRPPEPYKGKGIRYSGEYVIRKAGKAGAKK; from the coding sequence GTGTCTAGAATAGGACGTAAACCGATACCGCTTCCAAAGGGCGTTGAAATCAAAGTCGAGGACAAACATGTTCTGATCAGGGGTCCCAAAGGCACGCTTGAGATGGATATTATGCCCATGATAAACGTAGCGGTCGAGGATAATAATATCATAGTAAGCCGTGAGAGCGAAGTCAAAGCTGTATGCGCGGCGCACGGCATGACACGCGCACTGCTCAACAACATGATAACAGGGGTAAACAGCGGATTTGAGAAAGTCCTTGAGATTGTCGGTGTCGGATACCGCGCGCAGATCCAGGGGAAGAATTTGATTCTAAGCCTTGGATTCTCGCATCCGGTAGAAGTGGTGCCCCCCGAAGGCATCGAATTTTCATGCGACAGCCCCATCAAGATCACAGTTCGCGGTATAGACAGGCAGCTTGTTGGTCAGGTCGCCGCGAACATCCGTGGATACCGTCCGCCTGAACCCTATAAGGGCAAGGGTATAAGGTACTCAGGGGAATACGTAATACGCAAGGCCGGCAAGGCCGGCGCCAAGAAGTAG
- the rpsH gene encoding 30S ribosomal protein S8 yields the protein MNITDPVADMLTRIRNANVVYHEMVDMPLSKMRLEMARILKEEGYIRNYKTINDAKQPMPILRLTMNYGPSKEHVIQGLRRISKPGRRIYVGKDELPKVMGGLGIAMISTSAGLMTDAEARKRGLGGEVVCYIW from the coding sequence ATGAATATAACAGATCCTGTCGCGGATATGCTCACACGCATTAGAAATGCGAACGTTGTCTATCATGAAATGGTAGACATGCCTCTAAGCAAGATGCGTCTCGAAATGGCTCGCATCTTGAAAGAGGAAGGCTATATCCGCAACTACAAGACAATCAATGACGCAAAGCAGCCTATGCCGATCCTGAGGCTGACTATGAATTACGGTCCGTCTAAGGAACATGTGATTCAGGGGCTTCGCAGGATAAGCAAGCCGGGACGCCGCATTTATGTCGGCAAGGACGAACTGCCCAAGGTCATGGGCGGACTTGGGATCGCCATGATATCAACGTCAGCGGGACTTATGACCGATGCAGAAGCGCGCAAGCGCGGTCTGGGCGGCGAAGTCGTCTGCTACATATGGTAA
- a CDS encoding type Z 30S ribosomal protein S14, with the protein MARTSLVNKAQMEPKFKVRKYNRCPLCGRPRGYMRKFNMCRCCFRKLAREGKIPGVVKSSW; encoded by the coding sequence ATGGCCCGAACAAGCTTGGTAAACAAGGCTCAGATGGAACCTAAATTCAAGGTGAGAAAGTATAATCGTTGTCCCCTGTGTGGACGCCCCCGGGGGTATATGCGGAAGTTTAATATGTGCCGCTGCTGTTTTCGTAAACTTGCACGCGAGGGGAAAATCCCCGGCGTTGTCAAGTCGAGCTGGTAG
- the rplE gene encoding 50S ribosomal protein L5, translated as MTPRLLTKYSEEVLPRLKEQFGYKNVMEIPRLVKVVINIGVNEAKLDQKYMDASINELTIISGQKPMMKRAKKSVAGFKVREGMPVACCVTLRGPRMWEFVDRLISIALPRIKDFQGISKRSFDGRGNYNLGLKEQLLFPEIDYDKVIRQRGMNITFVTTAKADEEAQALLAELGMPFAH; from the coding sequence ATGACTCCGCGTCTTTTGACAAAGTACAGTGAGGAAGTCCTTCCCCGTCTGAAGGAGCAATTCGGATATAAGAATGTCATGGAGATCCCCCGTCTGGTCAAAGTTGTCATCAACATCGGTGTCAACGAGGCGAAGCTTGACCAGAAATATATGGATGCTTCGATCAATGAGCTGACTATTATTTCCGGGCAGAAACCCATGATGAAGCGTGCGAAAAAATCCGTTGCAGGATTTAAAGTCCGTGAGGGGATGCCGGTAGCATGCTGTGTAACGCTGAGGGGGCCCAGAATGTGGGAATTCGTAGACCGCCTTATCAGTATTGCACTCCCGCGCATAAAGGACTTTCAGGGGATTTCGAAGAGAAGCTTTGACGGCAGGGGCAATTATAACCTTGGACTCAAAGAGCAGCTTCTGTTCCCTGAGATCGATTACGATAAGGTCATTCGTCAGCGCGGTATGAACATCACGTTTGTCACAACCGCAAAGGCGGATGAGGAAGCCCAGGCTCTGTTGGCCGAACTGGGCATGCCCTTCGCCCATTAG